A portion of the Paenibacillus hamazuiensis genome contains these proteins:
- the acpP gene encoding acyl carrier protein, with amino-acid sequence MSDVFDRVKRIVIDRLGVDEAEVTLEASFKDDLGADSLDVVELVMELEDEFDMEISDEDAEKITTVGEVVNYIQSHT; translated from the coding sequence ATGTCCGACGTATTTGATCGCGTAAAACGAATCGTCATCGATCGTCTTGGAGTTGATGAGGCTGAAGTCACCCTCGAAGCATCTTTTAAAGATGATTTAGGTGCAGATTCTTTAGATGTAGTTGAACTGGTTATGGAACTGGAAGATGAGTTCGATATGGAGATCTCTGACGAAGATGCAGAGAAAATAACTACTGTAGGTGAAGTAGTTAACTACATACAATCCCATACCTAA
- the fabF gene encoding beta-ketoacyl-ACP synthase II: protein MKQRVVITGLGVMTAIGRDLETFWGNLMAGKSGVSLIEAFDVSEYPTRIAASIKDFNPEDFVDKKEARRMDRFVQFAVAASLMAVKDAGLNIQEDTDPERVGVYVGSGIGGLATWEEQHKILLEKGPKRVSPFFIPMMIANMASGQISMITGAKGPNSTAVTACATGTHTIGDSFKLIQRGDADVMICGGAEATISPTGVAGFCALRAMSTRNDEPEKASRPFDIDRDGFVMGEGSGILILESLEHAQKRGARIYGEVIGYGMSGDAYHMTDPDPNGAARCMAKAIRDAGIEPSDVDYINAHGTSTPVGDKSETTAIKLALGDHAYKVAVSSTKSMTGHLLGAAGGVEAVICSLALKHGMIPPTINLDNQDPECDLDYVPNVPRQADLGIVMSNSFGFGGHNATIVLKQYEA, encoded by the coding sequence TTGAAGCAGAGAGTTGTCATTACCGGTCTTGGCGTTATGACTGCAATCGGACGGGATTTGGAAACGTTCTGGGGTAACCTGATGGCCGGCAAATCCGGAGTGAGCCTGATTGAAGCCTTTGATGTAAGCGAGTATCCGACTCGAATTGCTGCCTCCATCAAAGATTTTAATCCGGAAGATTTTGTAGACAAGAAAGAAGCGCGCCGGATGGACCGATTCGTCCAGTTCGCCGTGGCGGCCAGCTTGATGGCTGTCAAGGATGCCGGCCTGAATATACAGGAAGATACCGATCCCGAGCGTGTAGGCGTTTACGTCGGCTCCGGCATCGGCGGTTTGGCCACATGGGAAGAGCAGCACAAGATTTTGCTGGAAAAAGGGCCGAAGCGCGTCAGCCCGTTTTTTATCCCGATGATGATCGCCAACATGGCGTCGGGACAAATTTCGATGATTACCGGCGCCAAAGGCCCGAACAGCACGGCGGTGACCGCCTGCGCAACGGGCACGCATACGATCGGCGACTCGTTCAAGCTGATCCAGCGCGGCGATGCGGATGTGATGATTTGCGGCGGCGCGGAAGCGACGATCAGCCCGACCGGCGTGGCCGGCTTTTGCGCGCTGCGCGCGATGTCGACCCGCAACGACGAGCCGGAGAAAGCTAGCCGCCCGTTCGATATCGACCGCGACGGGTTCGTCATGGGCGAAGGATCGGGCATTCTGATTCTCGAGTCGCTGGAGCATGCGCAAAAGCGCGGAGCCCGCATTTACGGCGAAGTGATCGGCTACGGCATGAGCGGCGACGCTTACCATATGACCGATCCCGATCCGAACGGAGCCGCGAGGTGCATGGCAAAAGCGATTCGTGACGCGGGCATCGAGCCGTCCGATGTGGACTACATCAATGCGCACGGCACTTCGACGCCGGTAGGGGACAAGTCGGAAACGACGGCGATCAAGCTCGCTCTCGGTGACCACGCTTACAAGGTAGCGGTAAGCTCGACCAAGTCGATGACGGGCCATCTTCTCGGTGCCGCCGGCGGGGTAGAGGCTGTGATTTGCTCGTTGGCGTTGAAGCACGGCATGATTCCGCCGACCATCAATCTGGATAATCAGGATCCGGAATGCGATCTCGATTATGTGCCGAACGTGCCACGGCAAGCGGACCTCGGCATCGTGATGTCGAATTCGTTCGGTTTCGGGGGGCATAACGCGACCATCGTGTTGAAACAATACGAGGCATAA
- the fabG gene encoding 3-oxoacyl-[acyl-carrier-protein] reductase, whose amino-acid sequence MLIGKVALVTGASRGIGRAIAIGLAEAGADVVVNYAGSEQAAAEVVEAIQGLGRKSFKVKANVASSAEVEDMFKLVLEEFGRIDILVNNAGITRDNLIMRMKEEEFDQVIDTNLKGVFNCLKAATRPMMKQRFGRIINISSIVGALGNPGQANYVAAKAGVIGMTKSAAKELASRGITVNAVAPGFIATDMTDKLSEELKHQLLQQIPLARLGQPEDIAKAVRFLASDDASYMTGQTIHVDGGMYM is encoded by the coding sequence ATGCTTATCGGAAAAGTCGCATTAGTGACCGGCGCATCCCGCGGAATCGGACGCGCCATCGCCATCGGTTTGGCCGAAGCGGGCGCGGACGTCGTCGTCAATTACGCCGGCAGCGAGCAGGCGGCCGCCGAAGTGGTCGAAGCGATCCAAGGGCTTGGCCGCAAGTCGTTCAAAGTCAAAGCGAATGTCGCTTCATCCGCCGAAGTGGAAGACATGTTCAAACTGGTTCTGGAAGAATTCGGGCGAATTGACATTTTGGTGAATAATGCCGGCATCACTCGGGACAATTTAATTATGCGCATGAAGGAAGAAGAATTCGACCAGGTTATTGACACGAACCTTAAAGGTGTGTTTAACTGCTTGAAGGCGGCAACGCGGCCGATGATGAAGCAGCGCTTCGGACGGATTATCAATATCTCCTCCATCGTCGGAGCGCTTGGCAATCCGGGGCAGGCGAATTACGTCGCCGCCAAGGCCGGCGTGATCGGCATGACGAAATCAGCGGCCAAGGAGCTGGCCTCCCGCGGCATTACGGTGAATGCGGTAGCGCCCGGCTTTATTGCGACTGACATGACCGACAAGCTTTCCGAGGAACTGAAGCACCAGCTGCTGCAGCAAATCCCGCTCGCCCGTCTCGGACAGCCGGAGGACATCGCCAAGGCGGTGCGTTTTCTCGCTTCGGACGACGCTTCCTATATGACGGGGCAGACGATTCACGTCGACGGCGGCATGTACATGTAA
- the smc gene encoding chromosome segregation protein SMC, whose amino-acid sequence MFLKRLELSGFKSFADKTELEFVQGITAVVGPNGSGKSNISDGIRWVLGEQSARSLRGGKMEDIIFAGSDARKAVNYGEVSLTLDNSSGSLPLDFNEVTVTRRVHRSGDSEYFINKQACRLKDITELFMDTGIGKEAYSIIGQGRIEEILSTKSEDRRGIFEEASGIVKYKSRKKETERKLEETEQNLLRIHDLVSELEDQIEPLRIQSEKAIRYKELKELLKKSEISVYVYQIEQIHASWKEAGDKLKELEKEQLSLSSVVSMHDAQLEQHRLETRRLEEEVERLQAQLLVLSEEFEKCEGHGEVLKERKKNYGANRHQLIQTIAQQEQRLTDRQSDIEQLRGKAVGVSAELKEYQARLTAEEERLLGVAGGISSQAEDLLKGELLDKLNEMAQARNEARYAEQQLESIVRRLDRLEEERKKWQEQQDQIAKRKQELTSRLEVVVREINDVRQRYLDVSQGLKDKQLLLDEAQGAVRKWEQKLDALVSRRDTMREMANDYDGFMLGVKEVLKAKDRQDGLRGIHGAVAELVKVPAQYEIAMETALGGALQHIVVQNEANGREAIAFLKKRQLGRATFLPLDVIRGRSVAEHEKKQVTSAPGFIGIAVDLVQFDERYEQIFSSLLGNVIIAGTLEDANRIAAKVQYRYRVVTLEGDVVNPGGSMTGGSQQQKKTSLLSRQRQIEEMDKEIAVSEGQLKQLRTRAAQVKQEIAGETAELEQLRQTGEQKRIEEQQIRAELGPLDSESKQVDEQLALYSQDRESLHAECRDLEARKLAAEQSLQQLQQEEAALQQAIKNAELARKASESEKEELQTQLTDLKIKVASLTQEKMSLSDQQHRLQSELAAAEQELATSRGLLDQLERDMENHETEHVAQIELLNDLKLKKQECSEQLDFKRAERAKWQHQLEQEENKTREQRTQLKHVEEQMHQTEVRLARLDVELENLLKKLAEEYELSFELAKMRYPVPEDVPAAQNRVRELKREIASLGDVNLGAIEEYQRVNERFQFLTEQKNDLIEAKTALYMVIREMDEEMSKRFKTTFDAIRSHFVVVFAKLFGGGRADLILSEPENILNTGIEIVAQPPGKKLQNLQLLSGGERALTAMALLFSILHVKPVPFCVLDEVEAALDEANVARFAAYLREFSQQTQFIVVTHRKGTMEEADVLYGVTMQEGGVSKLVSVRLEDEEAIIA is encoded by the coding sequence TTGTTTTTGAAACGACTGGAGCTTTCCGGGTTCAAATCGTTCGCGGATAAGACCGAACTGGAATTTGTGCAAGGCATCACCGCGGTCGTCGGGCCTAACGGCAGCGGCAAAAGCAATATTTCCGACGGCATCCGCTGGGTGCTCGGGGAACAAAGCGCCCGTTCGCTGCGCGGCGGCAAAATGGAGGATATCATTTTCGCCGGGAGCGATGCACGCAAAGCGGTTAACTACGGGGAAGTTTCGCTCACGCTCGATAATTCCAGCGGCTCGCTGCCGCTCGATTTCAACGAGGTGACCGTTACCCGGCGGGTACACCGCAGCGGGGACAGTGAGTATTTTATCAACAAGCAGGCGTGCCGCCTGAAGGATATTACCGAGCTGTTCATGGATACGGGGATCGGCAAGGAAGCTTATTCGATCATCGGCCAAGGGCGCATCGAGGAAATTTTGAGCACGAAGTCGGAAGACCGCCGCGGCATTTTCGAGGAAGCTTCCGGCATCGTCAAATATAAATCGCGCAAAAAGGAAACGGAGCGGAAGCTTGAGGAAACGGAGCAAAACCTGCTTCGCATTCACGACCTCGTCTCCGAGCTCGAGGATCAAATCGAGCCGCTGCGCATCCAATCGGAGAAAGCGATCCGTTATAAAGAGCTGAAAGAGCTTTTGAAAAAAAGCGAAATATCCGTATATGTTTACCAGATTGAGCAAATCCACGCTTCCTGGAAAGAGGCCGGAGACAAGCTGAAGGAGCTGGAGAAGGAGCAGCTGTCGCTGTCGAGCGTCGTCAGCATGCATGACGCGCAGCTCGAGCAGCACCGCCTGGAAACGCGACGCCTGGAAGAGGAGGTCGAACGGCTGCAAGCGCAGCTTCTTGTGCTTAGCGAGGAGTTCGAGAAATGCGAAGGGCACGGCGAGGTGCTGAAGGAGCGCAAAAAGAACTACGGCGCGAACCGTCATCAGCTTATTCAGACGATCGCGCAGCAGGAGCAGCGGCTGACGGACAGGCAGTCCGACATCGAACAGCTTCGCGGCAAAGCGGTTGGCGTTTCGGCGGAGCTTAAGGAATATCAGGCACGCCTTACCGCGGAAGAGGAACGTTTGCTCGGCGTGGCCGGGGGCATCAGCAGCCAGGCTGAGGATTTGCTCAAGGGAGAGTTGCTGGACAAGCTGAACGAGATGGCGCAAGCCCGCAATGAAGCCCGTTATGCGGAGCAGCAGCTCGAAAGCATCGTCCGCCGTTTGGACAGGCTTGAGGAAGAGCGCAAGAAATGGCAGGAGCAGCAGGATCAGATCGCCAAACGCAAACAGGAGCTTACCTCGAGATTGGAAGTCGTCGTGCGCGAAATTAATGACGTGCGGCAAAGGTATCTCGACGTGTCGCAGGGGCTTAAAGATAAGCAGCTGCTGCTTGACGAGGCCCAGGGCGCGGTGCGGAAATGGGAGCAAAAGCTTGATGCGCTCGTCTCCCGCCGCGACACGATGCGCGAGATGGCGAACGATTACGACGGCTTTATGCTCGGCGTCAAAGAAGTGCTGAAGGCGAAGGACCGTCAGGACGGGCTGCGCGGCATTCACGGTGCGGTCGCCGAGCTCGTCAAGGTGCCGGCACAATACGAGATCGCGATGGAAACCGCACTCGGCGGGGCGCTCCAGCACATCGTCGTGCAAAACGAAGCGAACGGACGCGAAGCGATCGCTTTTCTGAAGAAACGCCAGCTCGGCAGAGCGACGTTTCTGCCGCTCGACGTCATTCGCGGCCGCTCCGTCGCCGAACACGAGAAAAAGCAGGTGACGAGCGCGCCGGGTTTCATCGGCATAGCCGTCGACCTTGTGCAGTTCGATGAACGGTATGAGCAGATTTTTTCCAGCTTGCTGGGCAATGTCATCATTGCCGGCACACTTGAGGACGCCAACCGGATCGCGGCCAAGGTGCAGTACCGGTACCGGGTCGTCACGCTCGAAGGCGACGTCGTCAACCCTGGTGGCTCGATGACGGGGGGCAGCCAGCAGCAGAAGAAGACGAGCTTGCTCAGCCGTCAGCGTCAAATCGAGGAGATGGACAAGGAAATCGCCGTGTCCGAAGGACAGCTGAAGCAGCTGCGCACGCGCGCTGCGCAGGTGAAGCAGGAGATCGCCGGGGAAACGGCGGAGCTCGAGCAGCTGCGGCAAACCGGCGAGCAAAAGCGGATCGAGGAGCAGCAAATCCGCGCCGAGCTCGGGCCGCTGGACAGCGAATCGAAGCAGGTGGACGAGCAGCTTGCGCTGTACAGCCAAGATCGCGAGTCGCTTCACGCCGAATGCCGCGATCTGGAGGCGCGCAAGCTGGCCGCCGAGCAATCGCTGCAGCAGCTTCAGCAGGAGGAAGCGGCGCTGCAGCAGGCGATCAAAAATGCCGAGCTCGCACGGAAAGCGAGCGAATCGGAGAAGGAAGAGCTGCAGACGCAGCTGACCGACCTCAAGATTAAGGTGGCTTCGCTCACCCAGGAGAAGATGTCGCTCTCCGATCAGCAGCATCGTTTGCAGAGCGAATTGGCCGCCGCCGAGCAGGAACTCGCCACGAGCCGGGGTTTGCTGGATCAGCTCGAGCGGGACATGGAAAACCACGAAACGGAGCATGTGGCGCAAATCGAGCTGCTAAACGATCTGAAGCTGAAGAAGCAGGAATGCTCGGAGCAGCTTGATTTCAAACGCGCCGAACGCGCCAAATGGCAGCATCAGCTTGAGCAGGAGGAGAACAAAACCCGCGAGCAGCGCACGCAGCTGAAGCACGTGGAGGAGCAGATGCATCAGACCGAGGTGCGGCTTGCCCGTCTGGATGTGGAGCTGGAAAACCTGCTTAAAAAGCTCGCCGAAGAATACGAGCTCAGCTTCGAGCTGGCCAAGATGCGCTATCCGGTGCCGGAGGACGTCCCCGCCGCGCAAAACCGCGTGCGCGAGCTGAAGCGGGAAATCGCTTCGCTCGGCGACGTCAACCTGGGCGCAATCGAGGAGTACCAGCGGGTGAACGAGCGGTTCCAGTTTTTGACCGAGCAGAAAAACGATCTGATCGAAGCGAAGACGGCGCTCTACATGGTTATCAGGGAAATGGACGAGGAGATGTCCAAACGGTTCAAGACGACGTTCGACGCGATCCGCTCGCATTTTGTCGTCGTCTTCGCCAAGCTGTTCGGCGGCGGACGGGCCGACTTGATTTTATCCGAACCGGAAAATATCCTGAATACGGGCATCGAAATCGTCGCCCAGCCGCCGGGCAAAAAGCTGCAAAACCTGCAGCTGCTCTCCGGCGGAGAGCGGGCGCTGACCGCCATGGCGCTGCTGTTCTCGATTTTGCACGTGAAGCCGGTGCCGTTCTGCGTGCTCGACGAAGTCGAGGCCGCTTTGGACGAAGCGAACGTGGCGCGTTTTGCCGCTTATTTGCGCGAATTTTCCCAGCAGACGCAGTTCATCGTCGTCACCCACCGCAAGGGGACAATGGAGGAAGCGGACGTGCTGTACGGCGTGACGATGCAGGAGGGCGGGGTATCCAAGCTCGTCTCCGTCCGCCTGGAGGACGAAGAAGCGATTATTGCGTAG
- the fapR gene encoding transcription factor FapR: protein MNRQRRCVAIERLPKRERQQRLTQAIEQNPFITDEELMKMFQVSIQTIRLDRLELGIPELRERIKHMAEKTYDQVRSLPIHEVIGDVIDLQLDKSGISMFEIREEHVFSRNQIARGHHIFSQANSLAVAVINDEIALTASADIRFLRSVKLGEKCIAKAYVRSISKGKAKVEVFTYVGDEVVFQGNFIIFHSKTKSRSEGGYMDADSD, encoded by the coding sequence ATAAATAGACAAAGGCGGTGCGTTGCCATCGAACGCCTCCCTAAACGCGAGCGTCAGCAGCGGTTGACTCAGGCCATCGAGCAAAATCCGTTTATTACGGACGAAGAATTGATGAAAATGTTCCAGGTCAGCATTCAAACGATTCGTCTCGACCGGCTGGAGCTTGGCATTCCCGAGCTGCGCGAGAGGATCAAACATATGGCGGAAAAAACATACGACCAGGTCCGTTCGCTGCCCATCCATGAGGTGATCGGCGATGTCATTGATCTGCAGCTCGACAAAAGTGGCATCTCGATGTTTGAAATCCGCGAGGAGCATGTGTTTTCCCGGAATCAGATCGCGCGCGGCCACCATATTTTTTCCCAGGCGAATTCGCTGGCCGTAGCGGTCATCAACGATGAGATCGCGCTTACGGCTTCCGCCGACATCCGCTTTTTAAGATCTGTCAAATTGGGTGAAAAATGTATCGCAAAAGCGTACGTGCGGTCGATATCGAAAGGGAAAGCTAAGGTGGAAGTGTTTACTTACGTAGGGGACGAGGTTGTGTTTCAAGGCAACTTCATCATTTTTCATTCGAAGACGAAAAGCCGTTCCGAAGGAGGTTACATGGATGCGGATAGCGATTGA
- the rpmF gene encoding 50S ribosomal protein L32: protein MAVPQRRTSKTRRDKRRTHFKLEVPGMVKCDQCGELKLAHRVCKTCGSYKGREIINK, encoded by the coding sequence ATGGCAGTACCTCAGAGAAGAACGTCTAAAACTCGTCGCGATAAGCGCCGTACTCACTTTAAATTGGAAGTTCCGGGCATGGTGAAATGCGATCAATGCGGAGAGCTGAAGCTCGCGCACCGCGTTTGCAAAACATGCGGATCTTACAAAGGCAGAGAAATCATTAACAAGTAA
- a CDS encoding beta-ketoacyl-ACP synthase III, whose translation MNLIPVGIIGSGSYVPERVLTNKDLEQMVETNDEWIVTRTGIRERRLAAEDQASSDLAYQAALKAMGKAGITAEQLDLIVVATITPDMAFPSTACILQDKLGAKKAAAFDLSAACSGFIYGLANAVNFIATGTYKYALIVGAECLSKITDYTDRNTCILFGDGAGAVVLGQVPEGRGFRSFELGADGSGGPLLKIEGGGSRNPSSPASLEAKQHYIYMEGREVYKFAVRIMGNAAEEALRKAGMDKEDIDLLVPHQANIRIIQSALERLNLPEEKCMINLHRYGNVSAASIPIALAEAAEEGRLREGDCVVLVGFGGGLTWGASVLIW comes from the coding sequence ATGAACTTAATTCCCGTAGGCATCATCGGGTCGGGCAGCTACGTGCCCGAGCGGGTTTTGACGAATAAGGATCTGGAGCAGATGGTGGAAACAAACGACGAATGGATCGTCACCCGAACCGGGATCCGCGAACGCCGGCTTGCCGCAGAGGATCAGGCCTCCTCGGATTTGGCCTATCAGGCGGCGCTCAAAGCGATGGGTAAAGCGGGCATCACCGCCGAACAGCTCGATTTGATTGTCGTTGCGACGATTACGCCGGATATGGCGTTCCCTTCGACGGCATGCATTTTGCAGGACAAGCTGGGGGCGAAAAAAGCGGCGGCGTTCGACCTGTCGGCAGCGTGCTCCGGATTTATTTACGGGCTCGCCAATGCGGTTAATTTCATTGCCACCGGAACCTATAAATACGCGCTGATCGTCGGGGCGGAGTGTTTGTCGAAAATTACCGACTACACCGACCGCAACACGTGCATCCTGTTTGGCGATGGTGCGGGAGCCGTCGTACTCGGACAAGTGCCGGAAGGCCGCGGCTTCCGCTCGTTCGAGCTCGGGGCAGACGGCTCCGGCGGTCCGCTCCTGAAAATCGAAGGCGGCGGCTCGCGCAACCCGTCTTCCCCGGCGTCGCTTGAGGCGAAGCAGCATTACATTTACATGGAAGGCCGCGAAGTGTACAAGTTCGCCGTGCGCATCATGGGCAACGCCGCCGAAGAAGCTCTTCGCAAGGCGGGTATGGACAAGGAAGACATCGATCTGCTCGTGCCGCACCAGGCGAATATCCGGATCATTCAGTCCGCTCTGGAGCGTCTTAACTTGCCGGAGGAGAAATGCATGATCAATCTGCACCGTTACGGAAACGTATCGGCGGCTTCCATCCCGATCGCGCTGGCGGAAGCGGCGGAGGAAGGACGTCTTCGCGAAGGCGACTGCGTGGTGCTTGTCGGCTTCGGAGGCGGGCTGACCTGGGGCGCATCGGTGCTGATCTGGTAA
- the rnc gene encoding ribonuclease III: MRFSAEQVVKVVHRNLKQLQDKLRLSFRNPELLKQAFTHASYVNEHRMANFKDNERLEFLGDAVLELTVSEYLFDRYPDRSEGELTKLRASIVCEPSLVGFAEELNFGAYVLLGKGEELTGGRTRPALLADVFEAFIGALYLDQGLDTVKQFLNRHMFPNLPDHGRLLTIDYKTQLQEYTQHHNLGAVEYRIVDERGPAHEREFVAEVFLNREQLGQGSGRSKKEAEQHAAAQALKSLQVLRE; encoded by the coding sequence ATGCGATTTTCGGCAGAACAGGTGGTGAAGGTTGTGCATCGGAATTTGAAGCAGCTTCAGGATAAGCTTCGGCTTTCGTTCCGCAATCCGGAGCTGTTGAAACAGGCGTTTACGCACGCCTCCTATGTGAACGAGCACCGCATGGCCAATTTTAAAGACAACGAGCGGTTGGAGTTTTTGGGCGACGCCGTGCTGGAGCTGACGGTTTCCGAATATTTGTTCGACAGGTACCCGGACCGCTCGGAAGGCGAGCTGACCAAGCTGAGAGCTTCGATCGTCTGTGAGCCGTCGCTCGTCGGCTTTGCCGAAGAGCTGAACTTCGGCGCTTACGTCCTGCTTGGCAAAGGGGAAGAGCTGACCGGAGGAAGGACGCGGCCGGCGCTGCTCGCCGACGTGTTTGAAGCGTTCATCGGTGCACTTTACCTGGACCAGGGGCTGGATACGGTCAAGCAGTTTTTGAACCGGCATATGTTTCCGAACTTGCCGGATCACGGCCGTCTGCTGACCATTGATTATAAAACGCAGCTGCAGGAGTACACGCAGCATCACAATCTGGGCGCCGTGGAGTATCGCATTGTAGACGAGCGCGGCCCGGCGCATGAGCGTGAGTTCGTCGCCGAGGTGTTTTTGAACCGGGAGCAGCTTGGGCAGGGCAGCGGCCGCTCCAAGAAGGAAGCGGAGCAGCATGCCGCGGCGCAGGCGCTGAAATCTTTGCAGGTTCTGCGGGAATAA
- the plsX gene encoding phosphate acyltransferase PlsX, whose amino-acid sequence MRIAIDAMGGDHAPDVIVQGAIEAAKEWTDTDIILVGDQAKIEPLISSMPSNIAIVHASEMIEPDDEPVKAVRRKKDSSMVVAGRMVKEREADAFISAGNTGALMTTALLVVGRMKGIERPALAPMIPTLDGQGVLALDLGANMDASAEHLVQYAIMGSIYRNKVHGIERPRVGLLNVGTEAMKGNELTKAAFPMLEKAPIRFVGNVESRDILQAGCDVIVCDGFAGNIMLKSLEGAATTIFTALRTELTRTWLTKLAGAIVRPGLRAFRDKFDYTEHGAAPLLGIDGLVLKSHGSSNARAVKNAVRQARIALKNDLVRSISLEIQSGSESVNT is encoded by the coding sequence ATGCGGATAGCGATTGACGCCATGGGCGGGGATCATGCACCGGACGTCATAGTGCAGGGCGCAATCGAAGCAGCGAAGGAATGGACCGATACCGATATTATTTTAGTCGGCGATCAGGCGAAGATCGAACCGCTGATCTCGTCCATGCCGTCCAATATAGCAATCGTTCATGCTTCCGAAATGATAGAACCGGATGACGAGCCGGTGAAAGCGGTTCGCCGCAAAAAAGATTCGTCGATGGTCGTGGCCGGCCGGATGGTGAAGGAGCGGGAGGCCGATGCGTTCATCTCTGCGGGCAATACCGGGGCGCTGATGACGACGGCGCTGCTTGTGGTGGGCCGCATGAAGGGGATCGAGCGCCCGGCGCTGGCGCCGATGATTCCGACGCTCGACGGACAAGGGGTGCTGGCGCTCGACCTCGGGGCCAACATGGACGCGTCCGCCGAGCATTTGGTGCAGTACGCGATCATGGGCAGCATTTACCGCAATAAAGTGCACGGCATCGAGCGGCCGCGGGTCGGTCTGCTCAACGTCGGCACTGAAGCGATGAAAGGCAACGAGCTGACGAAGGCGGCATTTCCTATGCTGGAAAAGGCGCCGATTCGTTTCGTGGGCAACGTCGAATCCCGCGATATTTTGCAGGCCGGGTGCGACGTGATCGTTTGCGACGGCTTTGCCGGCAACATCATGCTTAAATCGCTCGAAGGCGCAGCGACGACGATTTTTACGGCGCTGCGTACGGAACTGACCCGCACATGGCTGACGAAGCTGGCCGGGGCAATCGTCAGACCGGGCCTGAGGGCGTTTCGCGACAAGTTCGATTATACGGAGCACGGAGCGGCTCCGCTTCTCGGCATAGACGGCCTGGTGCTCAAAAGCCACGGCTCCTCGAACGCAAGGGCTGTGAAAAATGCGGTGAGGCAGGCGAGGATCGCACTGAAAAACGACCTGGTCCGCAGCATATCGCTGGAAATTCAAAGCGGAAGCGAGAGTGTGAATACATGA
- the fabD gene encoding ACP S-malonyltransferase, with the protein MGKIAFVFPGQGAQSVGMGKDAYDSHAGAKAVFDKADEALGFALTRIIFEGPDDELKITYNTQPALLATSIAYLEVLKAQGIRPDFAAGHSLGEYSALVAAGALSFEDAVKTVRARGEFMEQAVPGGQGAMAAVLGAEREALRELCGAISANIGVVELANVNCPGQIVVSGSKAGVQAVQEQGKEIGAKRVIPLEVSGPFHSSLMKPAAEKLAGVLAGMPMQPAAVPVVANVTARAVTEPERIRELLVEQVYSPVLWEDSVAWLIEQGVDTFVEIGSGTVLAGLIKKVDKNVNIHSVNSLEAAQSLKI; encoded by the coding sequence ATGGGCAAAATCGCATTCGTATTCCCGGGACAAGGCGCCCAGTCGGTCGGCATGGGCAAAGACGCCTACGACTCGCATGCCGGAGCCAAGGCGGTATTTGACAAAGCGGACGAGGCGCTTGGCTTTGCGCTTACCCGGATTATTTTCGAAGGACCTGACGATGAGTTGAAAATCACATACAATACGCAGCCCGCGCTGCTTGCGACGAGCATCGCTTATTTGGAGGTGCTGAAGGCGCAAGGCATCCGGCCGGACTTTGCGGCAGGCCACAGCTTGGGCGAATACAGCGCACTCGTTGCGGCAGGCGCCCTATCGTTCGAAGATGCGGTGAAAACCGTCCGCGCCCGCGGCGAATTTATGGAGCAGGCGGTGCCCGGCGGACAAGGCGCGATGGCCGCTGTGCTCGGCGCCGAGCGCGAAGCGCTGCGCGAGCTTTGCGGTGCGATCAGCGCAAACATCGGCGTAGTGGAGCTCGCCAACGTAAACTGCCCTGGCCAAATCGTCGTATCCGGCAGCAAAGCCGGCGTACAGGCGGTCCAGGAGCAGGGCAAGGAGATCGGCGCGAAGCGGGTCATACCGCTTGAAGTGAGCGGGCCGTTCCACTCGTCGCTGATGAAACCGGCGGCCGAGAAGCTGGCCGGCGTGCTCGCCGGTATGCCGATGCAGCCGGCAGCGGTGCCGGTCGTCGCCAACGTAACCGCTCGGGCCGTCACGGAGCCGGAGCGCATCCGCGAGCTGCTCGTGGAGCAAGTATATTCCCCGGTGCTTTGGGAAGACAGCGTCGCTTGGCTGATCGAACAAGGCGTGGACACATTTGTGGAAATCGGCTCGGGTACGGTGCTTGCCGGACTGATCAAAAAGGTCGACAAAAACGTCAATATCCACTCCGTGAACAGCCTCGAAGCGGCCCAATCGCTGAAAATATAA